The genomic segment ATAGATAAAACTTCAAGCGAAAgtaaccataatttttttttttttttttttttattataaaaagaaagagaaataaatgaaaagagaaattttattttatttacagtTACTATCCAAAACTTagtaaaaaattaagaaaagccTCAAACAAACAGAAACGACCACGTAAGAGTGGTTTGGATCACTAGACTCGCGaatcgtcatcttcttcatcgatCGATATCGTCATCTCTTCGTCATGTTTTGTCCTGGAAAAGTTCAAACCTTTTTGGCAAATCAGACAAAACCCAACAATTCATTAAACAATGTCCAAAACTTGTAAATTTCTCAGCCTCAGATCTAATCCTCTGCCTCCGTTTGGACCGTTTCTCTCCTCCGCCGGAAATTACCGTTTCCTCCGAGCTTCCTCTGCTCTCAGTCTCCTGACGACTGCTTCGAAACCTTTCCACCGTTGGATCCGCGCTTCTTCACGTCGCCGGTTAGTTCTCGGTGGTTTTGGCGGTGCTTCGTTGTGgatgatgaacaacaacaacaacatgtccGGTAGTTTTGGCGGTAAATCTTTCATTGCTTCCGCGAGGCAGACGAATCCTTCTCCCGTCGAACAGGTCTTTACTCCCTTTTGTTTCAGTTAGGGTTTCGATTCTATAGCTAAATTGTTCAAAGTTCGTAGCTTTTAGGAATTTGGGTTTATCAGTGAGTACACTGGGAATTTAGTTGTTCAAAGTTTGTAGCTTTATGAAAATTTGAACCCATTTGTTTGGTTATAGGCGTTGAATAAGGTGGATTGGCCCGATACTTTCCcattcaaagaagaagatttccaaCGATACGATGAGTAAGAAGAGATTACAATTCCAAGCTTTTGTTATAGTCTtacttactctgttttgttctctGTGAGGCATGcgtgagttttggttttgagatATACTAAGATCTTGTTGGTTTGTGTACTAAAAACTTGTCCTAAGGTCGTCTGATTCAACGTTCTATGAAGCTCCAAGGTTTGTGACACACATTGATGATCCAGCCATAGCTGCATTGACAAAGTATTACTCAAAGGTTTTGCCTCAGAACGAAACTCCTGGAGTGAGCATACTCGATATGTGTAGCAGTTGGGTATGTATAAATTGTGTTTACTTTTTTAAATCGTGTTTACTTTTTTaagtatgattttattttcattagttTATTTTTGAGTGAATTATAGATAAAACTTCAAGCGAAAgtaaccataattttttttttttttttttgttcattataaaaagaaagagaaataaatgaaaagagaaattttattttatttacagtTACTATCCAAAACTTagtaaaaaattaagaaaagccCCAAACAAAGAGAAACGACCACGTAAGAGTGGTTTGGATCACTAGACTCGCGaatcgtcatcttcttcatcgatCGATATCGTCATCTCTTCGTCATGTTTTGTCCTGGAAAAGTTCAAACCTTTTTGGCAAATCAGACAAAACCCAACAATTCATTAAACAATGTCCAAAACTTGTAAATTTCTCAGCCTCAGATCTAATCCTCTGCCTCCGTTTGGACCGTTTCTCTCCTCCGCCGGAAATTACCGTTTCCTCCGAGCTTCCTCTGCTCTCAGTCTCCTGACGACTGCTTCGAAACCTTTCCACCGTTGGATCCGCGCTTCTTCACGTCGCCGGTTAGTTCTCGGTGGTTTTGGCGGTGCTTCGTTGTGgatgatgaacaacaacaacaacatgtccGGTAGTTTTGGCGGTAAATCTTTCATTGCTTCCGCGAGGCAGACGAATCCTTCTCCCGTCGAACAGGTCTTTACTCCCTTTTGTTTCAGTTAGGGTTTCGATTCTATAGCTAAATTGTTCAAAGTTCGTAGCTTTTAGGAATTTGGGTTTATCAGTTACAATGGGAATTTAGAATTTGGGTTTTGTTGTTCAAAGTTTGTAGCTTTATGAAAAATTTGAGCCCATTTGTTTGGTGTTAGGCGTTGAATAAGGTGGATTGGCCCGAGACTTTCCcattcaaagaagaagatttccaaCGATACGATGAGTACGAAGAGATTACAATTCCAAGCTTTTGTTACAGTCTtacttactctgttttgttctctGTAATTCATACTTGagctatagttttgttttgagataTACTAAGATCTTGTTGCCTTGTCTACTAAACTTGTTCTAAGGTCTTCGGATTCAACATTCTATGAAACTCCAAGGTTTGTGACACACATTGATGATCCAGCCATAGCTGCATTGACAAAGTATTATTCAAAAGTTTTGCCTCAGAGCGATACTCCTGGAGTGAGCTTACTCGATATGTGTAGCAGTTGGGTATGTATAAATTGTAAAGCCATTCTTGTGTGTGTTATGTTAGAAAGTTTTTATTGAGAATCATCTGAAGTTAAATTGTTGGCTGTTATGATGTTACTACATAGGTCAGTCATTATCCAGCCGGATATAAGCAAGAACGAATAGCTGGAATGGGTTTGAACGAAGAAGAGCTTAAGCGCAATCCGGTAAAGAAGATTCAATATTACGTATTTACGCTCTTTCAGAGAAGAGATGGATCATCATAGGATCTAATACTCTCTTTCAGGTTCTCACCGAGTACATAGTCCAAGACTTAAATCTCAATCCTAAGCTGCCTTTTGAAGACAATTCTTTCCAAGTTATTACCAATGTGGTAAGACCaaactttccttttttatcTCTAAAACTTGCACTTCTTCATTTGTATCTCAAGTTCTTACGAATTGGTATGTTTCTTGGCATCTGAACAGGTAAGTGTGGATTATCTTACAAAGCCACTTGAAGTTTTCAGGGAAATGAACAGAATCCTCAAGCCCGGTGGACTAGCTCTAATGAGGTTCtcttttttaacataaacaagTCTTGTGACACAGTATTATTATACACATATCCTGCATGGTTTCAACCAGCTCACTTTCCTCTTATCTTTCTTTGCAGCTTTTCAAACCGTTGCTTCTTTACTAAAGCAATCTCGATATGGACATCAACTGGTGATGCAGATCATGCTCTCATTGTCGGATCATACTTCCACTACGCCGGAGGATTCGAATCTCCACAGGTATTTCTGTTTATTTCATCAACACACCTTCTATTAGAATCCCtcttaagagttttttttactcATGCTGATGATGAACTCGTTCCAACCTGTGATCAATCCAGGCCGTTGATATATCTCCAAATCCAGGGCGTTCAGATCCTATGTACGTTGTTTACTCAAGAAAACTCCCCATGGCTTAAAAAATGGAGATTCAAACACTTAATGTATACTGTGATCTGTGTACTCACAACTGAGATAGAAACCGAGGAAACTAATCTTCATTTAAGACAACTTGGAAGacatggtttatatatatagaatgtgCCATCTCTCAAGATGTTGGAAACTTGGAATACAATCCACCTTTGTTCGAAAAACGTCTGGACATTTTTAACTAACATGAAAATGAAGATACTATACGTACTGACTACTAATGAGTACAGTACGGTAGCTAATATATCTCAGGCTCGGGCCAAACTTCTAAGTTAATAGATCGCAGCCTATCACAGATCCTCGAGCCGACACTTAAACTCAAGACAAAAATGACCTGGTATCCCATATACGGTTCTTCTTACAATGGCTCTGTGATCTTGAGGTGGACCATGAAGAGGATCCACATCTCTGAAACTAATGTAGAAGATGGCATTCACGGCCTTGAGCTTGTCCTTTGACTCCAAAGCTTGTCGAGTCTGTAATATGACCTTGTTTATTTGCAGAGGCACAAAAGACTCCCTCCTCAAGTCTCCTTCCCACAGCGAGAAATAAGCAATTTCAGTATACAGATTAAGCCAGTTGATGTGTTCTCGGATATCTGATTCTTGCACCTCGTAAAACTAATCATGCTCAGTGGATGACATCAACGCGTCACGCGAAACCCACTCAGGTAGATTGCATTTGTATAAATCATCTATTGCTTCGTCATCCCATCGCTTTGTTTCGTCTCCAGTACCTTTTTTAACAACACTTTCCAGAATCATCAAGATTAcgatgacaaaacaaaagaaagaaaaccacaataaggaaaacaaaacattagtAATTCACCTTGAATTTTGGGTTTAATTCTACAAACTTCAGTCAGAATCTTCAGATCTTCGTGTACTTACATGTAGAGCTTGTAACACGTGTCTGAAAAGTGAAACGTGAATCGTTGGCTGGATCAATAGCCTCCGCAGTTATATGGTAAGTCATAAGCGCACAGAACTTAGAAGTATATTTATCTACGTGCATCAACTTAAGGTTCGAGCCCTGTAATCAGAGAGgtcaagagaaagaaaaaaatctatcaaaCTAATCACAAGTAGATACAGAATACAAACAAATGGTTCAAGTTTGGTTAAGACCAATCGAGATTTATTTATTGACCTTGTGAAAATTGTACCAATGGAGTCCGATTCTAGCACAAATGCCAACAATGTTATCACGACGGTACTCCTCATTGTTGGCACATTTGTACACATAGATTAAACTATTCGGATTACGTATCTCAACATCAAATCCCTACAAATTAAAACCCACCATGTTCAAAATTACAATCGTTACACAACAGTAATAATTGTCACAACATACCGAGCATAAAGAGATCACACattagatattaataaaaaaaaaaatcacattacgAACAAACgagattgaaataaaaaaataataatagcaGGAGCTTTTGCGAACCTGGTAATCGTCTTTGTCGAGATTTTGCGGAtggcaacaaacaaacaaacaaggtatagaagagagattgagaaattaacttttctttacggtgtttttttttttttgacaacctttttttatataattaaattgaattttttggGTTTACAGCAGTCACACACCACTATCTAGAGTTCGAAGGACTGTTTACGACGTCGTTTAAAGGATTGTTACGGCGTCGTTTAAAAGTTAATATCGGCTCTCATCTCATAAGTCATACTAGCCCATTTGGtttattagaacttagaagggTCTCATAAAAAGTTAGAAGCCAAAATGTAGATAGGTTTGAGAGTGCGGGGGGTACTTGagtaaaacttaaaacttaaaaactatTCAGTTAAAGCTCTACCCATATATAGTGTAGATTACATATAAAGAATTTGAACCAATCTTCAATTGGGTAGGACGATAGATTCCCGATTGTTGTAGTGTTTCGTCCCCGGCTATTGCCTAATACGTCGCCGATTTTGCCCTCGTCAACAGTaacgtcttcttctttcttttttttttctccctttctttgCATTCCGTGTACAGCAAGTATTGCGAACGTACATAACAGGCCAGCGTAATGAGGTTATCCCCAACGAGGAGTTGTAAGCGAGCTTTTAAGAgaaaagcagaaacaaaaaaaaatcagaagaaaaagggaaaaaaataagaGGTCCTCTTATTTAGTAACCTCAATATGCATATAAGAGCTGTGACGTGTCAGCTAATTATTGGGTAAATCATTTAATcgagaattttgtttttttggtcgactgattttttttttccgtcttCCTCTCCCGAgagactctctctctcgagCTCGAACTAGCGAATCTCACAATCAGAGAAAATGGAATCACAGGAAATGGAATTGGAGGATCTGGCCGCTGAATCATCAAACCTTGGCGATATTAAACTACATGCAACTATGACCGATGCTACCATTGTCGCCGCCCTTACTTTGAACGGTCTCTCTCTCGCCGTCGAGAAGCCTGGTTCCTTCATCGTCGAGTACAACGTCCCTAAGAATGTCAAAAGAAATAACTCTTTGCTTCTCCCCTTTTAATTAAGTGAAAGTTCCTTTATTTTCAATTGATTAATTCAAATCAGTTTTAATTAAGTGAAAGTTCCTTTATTTTCAATTGattgattcaaatcagtttaaTTTCTGAAGAATTGTGTCTCTCTTGTGTTGACTGTTgttaaattgtgttttttttatctttgtgtgCAGCCAATGTTTGGGTATATTGAAAGACCATCCCTAGTTTATTATCATGAAGAACTTAAACTGAGTATTTAGGAAGTTGATGCAAGCCCTCTTCTCTTTAGTTATCTGGATTAGTTTGATGTGGCGCAAAGATGAAAACTTGATTGCAGTTCTTGACAGTGTAGAGGAATATAGAATTGATCCTAAAATTGATGTCAATTGAGTATACAATTCTATAACAATGTTGAAATCTATATTCGTCAATTCTATAACTAACTTGATTGCATATAGAATTGATCCATATAGAATTGCATATAGAACTGATCCACACACAATTTTGTTTGTTGACAGTTGTTGACAATGTGAGCTTTAAccagtttcaaatgatcttcgattctttcaccgttagagctttataaaattgttagaaacattatttatatatctgaagatatgattttaaatacatatattttttacatctcataatatagttatattattatattacaatacacagtaaaattaatttaatttcgaAAACATGTAGggaataatatttatcatttttttgaataatatttaccaattttcgaatttataggagcaaaatattatgtatataaataaattgaatagtaGTGACAGTTgaaacaaaaaacgaaaaaaatagcAGTGgcagttttatataatattatgataTATTAAGGACAATTAATAAACTGGAGACATAGCTCTTTGGCGACAACATGTCAGCTTTTTCTAgagaatgtttttcttttaatatataggggatgctTATCATCAAtttctgaaaaaacaaaatcaaacgcAATTAAAGCCAAGATTTTGCGATGGAATcatatctaatataataaagtagggttACACCCTCTAAGAAGCTCCCTCCATCCGACACGTGGCACCTTCTAAATTCTTCTTTCTAAAAAGATCTTACTCACATAATGGACTGTACACTATGCATTTGTTAATGGGCTGCAATTGGGTTAATGTCACACAAATATTACGATTCCAGTTGTCGGCTCTTCCCCGACTGTCTCTCTTCCCCACTCCTCCATGCTTATAAGTTCATCTCCGGCAGATCGCCGTTGCCGATCTCCTCAATTCCTCTCATTTCTAATCGTAGGTCTTCGTTTCCTATTTGAAAGTGCGATTTTAATATTCCGAATTCCAGGGTTGTGTGGATCTTTCTTTAATGGAGTCAAGGGATAAACAAAGAAGCCCAAACTTCACCTTCACCTCTccataaaaaaattcaatcaaaacattaaaacacatttaatcatatacatttaactcacacttaaatattaaaactgaaataaaataaatttgcattaactttatttctcccatcaattttattcaacacacaataaattaaatttaactctTATACTTTATGTTTCTAAATTGTAACTCCTATGACTTTCCATCCTATGAATACTCATTTTCTCAATATCTTTCACTCTTTCTTAAATATTATACAACCATACATTTTACActgttaataatataaatttaactcacacttCAATATACatctaaaaaaaccaaaaaagaaacaatcaaaacataaataaaacacatttaatcatatacaattaactcacactttaatattaaaactgaaataaaataaatttgcattATCTTTATTTCTCctctcaattttattcaacacacaataaattagaattaactctcatactttttatttctaaattgtAACTCTCATGACTTCCCATCCTATGAATACTCATTTTCTCATTATCTTTCACTCTTTcttaaatattatacattttttgtgttttttgttggttggttgtCATTGTTGtatgtgtcaaaaaaaaacaaaatttaatattgttAGAAAAGCTTCtaaattttaactttagatactatatgatatgtatcttacattttttttttttgaagatacaTCTCTATTGTCCCTTAaacaaacattttcaaaatcaacctaTTACAACTTACATACAACTATCttagattataaaattaaaaagttttttctaATGGAATCTATGCTTAATTGAAGTCATACCTTATTCTTATCTCCAAACTAAATTACCAAAGATTTCCATAAAATATAGCAATGTCTAAACTCTCCtaaactcacactttaatataaagctcaaatacagacaaaaaaaaatcagctacACAATCCCATATTCCAACAATCCACATTTCAGAAACATAACCAACTTTTATATTACCTTTCATGAACAATTTGACAGATCTTATACACGCACCTATCCTATCATTTGGACCAGATAACCCACAACCACTCAACGTCTTTTTTGAAAGTCAATACCACAATCCAAATGCAACAAGAACAATTGATGTGTAAGCTGTAATATAAGACCTAGAAATAACACAAAGGCAAGCCACCCAATATGAAGAAGGATAATGCTCAACTTGTCTTCAAGATAGGAACTCAAAAAATATCAACACtcttattttgtaatcacaAATTCCATAGTAAATGTATTACATTTTTGTTACAACACAAAATAACATGTCCTAATTATAGAATACaaatagtataaataataatataatttaaaattcaataaaaacatcaataatataacaatttaaactttcaaaaagattttttaaatttttcataatttagaaaaagataagctgatcatttaaaattaactatatagttaataaatacaaataaaacaattccaaaatcctaataaattttaaccaaaaaaacaaaatttcttgaTACAATAGACTTTGTTGGTCTTCAAATTGTAAAGTCTCTCgcatttattttaaagattaatttagtcataataatttttaaccaaaaaacaaattaatataataatctcGTGCAACGCACGAGACTCAAcctagtatatttatatacttgggcctcaatcaaaatccaaaactaaAACCCAAAACCTGAAGAAGTAAACTTTTTACCCAATTACATTATTACTTACAAGACTTTGAAACAAGAACAATACTTAAGATTAGAACCAAGGGCAACCAGATTTATAGTTCACACACTCCATTTTGCAATACAATTTTACTGTATATTATTACatcataataaaattagattttaattctatgtactcaatcttaataaataacatttacaattttatgattaattattggtagtataattttattatttatggtattatataaattaattgtataatttccttaattatttttcttatgg from the Camelina sativa cultivar DH55 chromosome 12, Cs, whole genome shotgun sequence genome contains:
- the LOC104730372 gene encoding uncharacterized protein LOC104730372; this encodes MSKTCKFLSLRSNPLPPFGPFLSSAGNYRFLRASSALSLLTTASKPFHRWIRASSRRRLVLGGFGGASLWMMNNNNNMSGSFGGKSFIASARQTNPSPVEQALNKVDWPDTFPFKEEDFQRYDESSDSTFYEAPRFVTHIDDPAIAALTKYYSKVLPQNETPGVSILDMCSSWVCINCVYFFKSCLLF
- the LOC104730370 gene encoding uncharacterized protein LOC104730370 isoform X1, which translates into the protein MSKTCKFLSLRSNPLPPFGPFLSSAGNYRFLRASSALSLLTTASKPFHRWIRASSRRRLVLGGFGGASLWMMNNNNNMSGSFGGKSFIASARQTNPSPVEQALNKVDWPETFPFKEEDFQRYDESSDSTFYETPRFVTHIDDPAIAALTKYYSKVLPQSDTPGVSLLDMCSSWVSHYPAGYKQERIAGMGLNEEELKRNPVLTEYIVQDLNLNPKLPFEDNSFQVITNVVSVDYLTKPLEVFREMNRILKPGGLALMSFSNRCFFTKAISIWTSTGDADHALIVGSYFHYAGGFESPQAVDISPNPGRSDPMYVVYSRKLPMA
- the LOC104730370 gene encoding uncharacterized protein LOC104730370 isoform X2, whose amino-acid sequence is MSKTCKFLSLRSNPLPPFGPFLSSAGNYRFLRASSALSLLTTASKPFHRWIRASSRRRLVLGGFGGASLWMMNNNNNMSGSFGGKSFIASARQTNPSPVEQALNKVDWPDTFPFKEEDFQRYDESSDSTFYETPRFVTHIDDPAIAALTKYYSKVLPQSDTPGVSLLDMCSSWVSHYPAGYKQERIAGMGLNEEELKRNPVLTEYIVQDLNLNPKLPFEDNSFQVITNVVSVDYLTKPLEVFREMNRILKPGGLALMSFSNRCFFTKAISIWTSTGDADHALIVGSYFHYAGGFESPQAVDISPNPGRSDPMYVVYSRKLPMA